A portion of the Osmia lignaria lignaria isolate PbOS001 chromosome 15, iyOsmLign1, whole genome shotgun sequence genome contains these proteins:
- the RpL11 gene encoding ribosomal protein L11 isoform X1, protein MTNVYITANDAKKPTEKKVEKKTTKKLKKEPKDASKNVMREVRIRKLCLNICVGESGDRLTRAAKVLEQLTGQQPVFSKARYTVRSFGIRRNEKIAVHCTVRGAKAEEILERGLKVREYELRKENFSGTGNFGFGIQEHIDLGIKYDPSIGIYGLDFYVVLGRPGFNVAHRRRKTGKVGFQHRLTKEDAMKWFQQKYDGIIIAGKK, encoded by the exons ATGACCAACGTGTATATAACCGCAAAT GATGCTAAGAAACCCACTGAGAAAAAGGTCGAAAAGAAGACcacaaaaaaattgaaaaaggagCCGAAAGACGCGTCTAAAAATGTGATGCGTGAAGTTCGCATTCGCAAACTCTGTTTGAATATTTGTGTAGGTGAATCTGGTGACAGACTCACACGTGCTGCCAAG GTATTGGAGCAATTAACTGGACAGCAACCAGTTTTCTCCAAAGCAAGGTATACCGTTCGTTCTTTCGGTATACGTCGTAATGAAAAAATAGCTGTACACTGTACTGTGCGAGGCGCTAAAGCAGAAGAAATTCTGGAAAGAGGACTGAaa gtCCGAGAATATGAACTGAGAAAGGAGAATTTTTCCGGTACTGGAAATTTCGGTTTTGGTATCCAAGAACATATTGACTTAGGAATTAAGTATGACCCAAGCATTGGTATTTATGGATTAGACTTCTATGTTGTACTTGGACGCCCAG GTTTTAACGTAGCTCATAGGAGAAGGAAAACTGGAAAAGTCGGTTTCCAACACAGACTTACTAAAGAAGATGCAATGAAATGGTTCCAACAGAAGTATGATGGTATTATTATAGCAGGAAAGAAGTAA
- the LOC117608404 gene encoding uncharacterized protein LOC117608404: MTIKMAEDVGVMLQKGLAEWWSEETEYIFQRIERWAAYAKGYNRLRSQRLSRGRMTMQGGQEPRWSISSNKLIIDDSSWSPRFHTLKKSRRKSRPEETKINCCGTFNYQSNSNLDSTCLETYRYDHSIYFKTIGDIKNSKKEAEEVKNEEDRISISSEELVEWDVNAVSDFIANQILEDGFQNVLDAMDNSDPGTDEIGSVTWFNIDLSKLDLNEETTTVSVVDEQNNQSNMKMKFDIENEENNNNHVMDENLKNQTQFVVEDEEDIERFIDIRRTEQIPITDDRVFD, from the coding sequence ATGACCATCAAAATGGCCGAAGACGTCGGTGTAATGCTTCAGAAGGGCTTGGCTGAATGGTGGAGCGAAGAAACGGAGTACATTTTCCAAAGGATAGAAAGATGGGCAGCATATGCCAAAGGCTACAATCGTCTGAGGTCCCAGAGATTGTCCAGAGGAAGAATGACCATGCAAGGTGGACAAGaacctcgctggagtatttccTCCAACAAACTCATCATCGATGACTCTTCGTGGAGTCCTCGTTTTCACACTCTGAAGAAGTCACGACGAAAGTCTCGACCCGAAGAAACCAAAATCAACTGCTGTGGCACGTTTAATTACCAATCCAATAGTAACTTGGATAGTACCTGTCTGGAGACCTACAGGTATGATCACAGTATTTACTTCAAGACTATTGGAGAcattaaaaatagtaaaaaagagGCTGAAGAAGTTAAAAATGAAGAGGACAGGATTTCCATCAGCAGTGAGGAGCTGGTGGAGTGGGATGTCAACGCAGTGTCTGATTTCATCGCCAATCAGATTCTAGAGGATGGCTTTCAGAACGTTTTGGACGCTATGGACAATTCTGACCCGGGTACCGACGAAATTGGTTCTGTCACTTGGTTCAACATTGATTTATCCAAACTAGATTTGAACGAAGAGACAACTACTGTTTCAGTTGTTGATGAACAGAATAATCAAAgtaatatgaaaatgaaatttgatattgaaaatgaagaaaataataacaatCATGTTATGGATGAGAACTTGAAGAACCAAACGCAGTTTGTggtagaagatgaagaagatatTGAGAGATTTATTGATATTAGAAGAACGGAGCAAATTCCGATTACAGATGATCGAGTGTTCGATTGA
- the LOC117608181 gene encoding uncharacterized protein LOC117608181, whose amino-acid sequence MSTKGKMNTIFPSCGDEAKDLEPIVFHVPATYSNKVKMHGWHMDTLEEPRDNTDIFPPKGNLFKSSYKRIGTGDTRTGISETQAMLSQIELKDLYKPVYPQRTLHKMRALAYGQIEEEKESTLTDLLYDSEEAKHMDYRTTQEIHYRLPYPMRPRSLLPPPPPEPWLLNRRTIGYSLEQLEKRDGVNTFLDDNMELHRKIADLKMRRNKLHEITSKN is encoded by the exons ATGTCGACAAAGGGAAAAATGAAT ACAATTTTTCCATCTTGTGGAGATGAAGCTAAAGACTTAGAACCCATAGTTTTTCATGTTCCTGCTACTTAtagtaataaagtaaaaatgCATGGTTG gcaCATGGATACATTAGAAGAACCTAGGGACAATACAGACATATTTCCACCAAAAGGAAATCTTTTTAAATCATCATATAAAAGAATAGGAACAGGAGATACTCGTACAGGAATTTCCGAAACACAAGCAATGTTGTCTCAGATAGAATTGAAGGATTTATACAAACCAGTTTATCCGCAACGTACTTTACATAAGATGAGGGCTCTTGCATATGGACA gatagaagaagaaaaggaatctACATTAACAGATTTATTATATGATTCTGAAGAAGCTAAACATATGGATTATAGAACGACACAAGAAATTCATTATAGATTACCTTATCCCATGAGGCCAAGATCATTACTACCTCCCCCACCACCAGAACCATGGTTGTTAAATAGAAGAACTATTGGTTATAGTCTTGAACAATTAGAAAAAAGGGATGGTGTAAATACATTTTTGGATGATAACATGGAGCTCCATAGGAAAATAGCTGATTTAAAAATGAGAAGGAATAAGTTACATGAAATAAcatctaaaaattaa
- the RpL11 gene encoding ribosomal protein L11 isoform X4, translating to MDAKKPTEKKVEKKTTKKLKKEPKDASKNVMREVRIRKLCLNICVGESGDRLTRAAKVLEQLTGQQPVFSKARYTVRSFGIRRNEKIAVHCTVRGAKAEEILERGLKVREYELRKENFSGTGNFGFGIQEHIDLGIKYDPSIGIYGLDFYVVLGRPGFNVAHRRRKTGKVGFQHRLTKEDAMKWFQQKYDGIIIAGKK from the exons ATG GATGCTAAGAAACCCACTGAGAAAAAGGTCGAAAAGAAGACcacaaaaaaattgaaaaaggagCCGAAAGACGCGTCTAAAAATGTGATGCGTGAAGTTCGCATTCGCAAACTCTGTTTGAATATTTGTGTAGGTGAATCTGGTGACAGACTCACACGTGCTGCCAAG GTATTGGAGCAATTAACTGGACAGCAACCAGTTTTCTCCAAAGCAAGGTATACCGTTCGTTCTTTCGGTATACGTCGTAATGAAAAAATAGCTGTACACTGTACTGTGCGAGGCGCTAAAGCAGAAGAAATTCTGGAAAGAGGACTGAaa gtCCGAGAATATGAACTGAGAAAGGAGAATTTTTCCGGTACTGGAAATTTCGGTTTTGGTATCCAAGAACATATTGACTTAGGAATTAAGTATGACCCAAGCATTGGTATTTATGGATTAGACTTCTATGTTGTACTTGGACGCCCAG GTTTTAACGTAGCTCATAGGAGAAGGAAAACTGGAAAAGTCGGTTTCCAACACAGACTTACTAAAGAAGATGCAATGAAATGGTTCCAACAGAAGTATGATGGTATTATTATAGCAGGAAAGAAGTAA
- the RpL11 gene encoding ribosomal protein L11 isoform X2 yields the protein MAVSDAKKPTEKKVEKKTTKKLKKEPKDASKNVMREVRIRKLCLNICVGESGDRLTRAAKVLEQLTGQQPVFSKARYTVRSFGIRRNEKIAVHCTVRGAKAEEILERGLKVREYELRKENFSGTGNFGFGIQEHIDLGIKYDPSIGIYGLDFYVVLGRPGFNVAHRRRKTGKVGFQHRLTKEDAMKWFQQKYDGIIIAGKK from the exons ATGGCGGTGAGT GATGCTAAGAAACCCACTGAGAAAAAGGTCGAAAAGAAGACcacaaaaaaattgaaaaaggagCCGAAAGACGCGTCTAAAAATGTGATGCGTGAAGTTCGCATTCGCAAACTCTGTTTGAATATTTGTGTAGGTGAATCTGGTGACAGACTCACACGTGCTGCCAAG GTATTGGAGCAATTAACTGGACAGCAACCAGTTTTCTCCAAAGCAAGGTATACCGTTCGTTCTTTCGGTATACGTCGTAATGAAAAAATAGCTGTACACTGTACTGTGCGAGGCGCTAAAGCAGAAGAAATTCTGGAAAGAGGACTGAaa gtCCGAGAATATGAACTGAGAAAGGAGAATTTTTCCGGTACTGGAAATTTCGGTTTTGGTATCCAAGAACATATTGACTTAGGAATTAAGTATGACCCAAGCATTGGTATTTATGGATTAGACTTCTATGTTGTACTTGGACGCCCAG GTTTTAACGTAGCTCATAGGAGAAGGAAAACTGGAAAAGTCGGTTTCCAACACAGACTTACTAAAGAAGATGCAATGAAATGGTTCCAACAGAAGTATGATGGTATTATTATAGCAGGAAAGAAGTAA
- the LOC117608405 gene encoding tetraspanin-7 yields the protein MTKRLETVATMACMKTLLMLFNCVFWVFGILMLCIGIWMRIELRDYVDVSAESGRAALLALACLGAILTLTATLACCCTTHGHPALLYLYGAFLAVVTLLELGAGASIYAYRTNLNDQFGQDFNDTMAVYGQNERKTADIDTIQSTLQCCGNRDYTDWLKMVPPKEIPRSCCKVPTEQCKTYDPNQFYTQGCYTRVLDFINSNIGLVAGIAIGVAFYPLVGVFLACCLASNINKVKYEQVA from the exons ATGACTAAACGTTTAGAAACCGTAGCCACAATGGCTTGCATGAAGACATTGCTGATGCTGTTCAATTGTGTCTTTTGG GTCTTTGGTATTCTGATGTTGTGTATTGGTATTTGGATGCGAATAGAACTTCGCGACTACGTTGATGTAAGCGCAGAAAGTGGAAGGGCAGCTTTATTGGCGTTAGCATGTTTAGGGGCGATTTTAACCCTGACAGCAACACTTGCCTGTTGCTGCACAACCCATGGTCACCCAGCACTTTTGTACCTG TACGGCGCATTTTTAGCTGTCGTTACATTATTGGAGCTTGGAGCTGGTGCATCAATCTATGCTTATCGTACCAATTTAAATGATCAGTTTGGTCAAGATTTCAACGATACCATGGCTGTATATGGACAAAATGAAAGGAAAACTGCTGACATCGACACTATACAATCTACT CTTCAATGCTGTGGTAATAGGGACTACACCGATTGGTTAAAAATGGTTCCGCCAAAGGAAATTCCACGATCTTGTTGCAAAGTGCCAACTGAACAGTGTAAAACTTACGATCCGAATCAATTTTATACTCAG ggATGCTATACCCGTGTGCTCGACTTCATAAATAGCAACATAGGTCTGGTTGCTGGTATAGCAATCGGTGTGGCTTTCTACCCTTTGGTTGGCGTTTTCCTAGCATGTTGCTTAGCCAGCAACATCAACAAAGTAAAATACGAGCAGGTTGCTTAG
- the RpL11 gene encoding ribosomal protein L11 isoform X3, with product MADAKKPTEKKVEKKTTKKLKKEPKDASKNVMREVRIRKLCLNICVGESGDRLTRAAKVLEQLTGQQPVFSKARYTVRSFGIRRNEKIAVHCTVRGAKAEEILERGLKVREYELRKENFSGTGNFGFGIQEHIDLGIKYDPSIGIYGLDFYVVLGRPGFNVAHRRRKTGKVGFQHRLTKEDAMKWFQQKYDGIIIAGKK from the exons ATGGCG GATGCTAAGAAACCCACTGAGAAAAAGGTCGAAAAGAAGACcacaaaaaaattgaaaaaggagCCGAAAGACGCGTCTAAAAATGTGATGCGTGAAGTTCGCATTCGCAAACTCTGTTTGAATATTTGTGTAGGTGAATCTGGTGACAGACTCACACGTGCTGCCAAG GTATTGGAGCAATTAACTGGACAGCAACCAGTTTTCTCCAAAGCAAGGTATACCGTTCGTTCTTTCGGTATACGTCGTAATGAAAAAATAGCTGTACACTGTACTGTGCGAGGCGCTAAAGCAGAAGAAATTCTGGAAAGAGGACTGAaa gtCCGAGAATATGAACTGAGAAAGGAGAATTTTTCCGGTACTGGAAATTTCGGTTTTGGTATCCAAGAACATATTGACTTAGGAATTAAGTATGACCCAAGCATTGGTATTTATGGATTAGACTTCTATGTTGTACTTGGACGCCCAG GTTTTAACGTAGCTCATAGGAGAAGGAAAACTGGAAAAGTCGGTTTCCAACACAGACTTACTAAAGAAGATGCAATGAAATGGTTCCAACAGAAGTATGATGGTATTATTATAGCAGGAAAGAAGTAA
- the Dsk gene encoding drosulfakinin yields the protein MNLTVALAFTMAIIWFFYGKCEAAPEIVNNMRRRFRSRPLLRGYAVENLFGEDDDFLDINKRQQFDDYGHMRFGKREQFDDYGHMRFGRSHE from the exons ATGAATTTAACTGTTGCCCTGGCATTCACTATGGCCATTATTTGGTTTTTCTATGGAAAATGTGAAGCAGCTCCtgaaattgttaataacatGCGTCGAAGGTTCCGTAGTCGACCTTTATTACGAGG GTATGCAGTGGAAAATTTGTTTGGAGAAGACGATGactttttagatataaataaacgACAACAATTCGATGATTATGGTCATATGAGATTTGGAAAACGGGAACAGTTTGATGATTATGGTCATATGCGATTCGGTAGGAGTCACGAATAA